Proteins found in one Paenibacillus dendritiformis genomic segment:
- a CDS encoding sensor histidine kinase has product MKLFWREHLPLAGFTCVQLLLVLLVFWYDGYDRPLTAMYAMFLGLCVFALYLGYRYATHRLMYRRLTDPPASLTSTIQLADAAPLSRAVDDTIDHQYRYYQQQLKVWERKQQEHLAFMNQWVHQMKTPLSVIELITQDAEDPKLASISEEADQMKRGLDMVLYMARLDTFEHDFHVEKKSLRDIVHDAVHENKRYFIRSYVYPDIQIDPELTVETDVKWLRFVLQQIVTNAIKYSAGSRTKVTATAFTEGRAVVLEVKDRGAGIPKQDVKRVFQPFFTGENGRKYKESTGMGLYLAKEILDKLHHEIELESEEGQGTAVRIIFPFART; this is encoded by the coding sequence ATGAAGCTGTTCTGGCGTGAGCATCTTCCGTTGGCCGGATTCACCTGCGTCCAGCTGCTGCTCGTTCTGCTTGTCTTCTGGTATGACGGTTATGATCGGCCGTTGACGGCGATGTATGCGATGTTCCTCGGCCTCTGCGTCTTCGCCCTCTATCTTGGGTACCGCTATGCGACCCACCGTCTCATGTACAGGCGGCTGACCGATCCGCCGGCTTCGCTGACCTCCACGATTCAGCTCGCGGACGCGGCACCGCTGTCTCGGGCGGTGGACGATACGATCGACCACCAATACCGCTATTATCAGCAGCAGTTGAAGGTGTGGGAGCGGAAGCAGCAGGAGCATCTGGCCTTCATGAACCAGTGGGTGCATCAGATGAAGACCCCGCTCTCGGTGATCGAGCTGATTACGCAGGACGCGGAGGATCCGAAGCTTGCCAGCATCTCCGAGGAGGCCGATCAGATGAAGCGCGGGCTCGACATGGTGCTTTATATGGCGCGGCTCGATACGTTCGAGCATGACTTTCATGTGGAGAAAAAATCATTGCGCGATATCGTTCATGATGCCGTCCATGAGAACAAGCGCTATTTCATCCGCAGCTACGTCTATCCGGATATTCAGATCGATCCGGAGCTGACGGTCGAGACCGATGTGAAGTGGCTGCGCTTCGTCCTGCAGCAGATTGTGACGAACGCAATCAAATATTCGGCCGGCAGCCGCACGAAAGTAACCGCAACCGCCTTTACGGAGGGACGGGCCGTTGTCCTGGAAGTGAAGGATCGCGGAGCCGGCATTCCGAAGCAGGATGTGAAGCGGGTGTTTCAGCCCTTTTTTACGGGGGAGAACGGACGGAAATACAAAGAATCGACCGGAATGGGACTGTATTTGGCGAAGGAGATTCTCGACAAGCTGCATCATGAGATCGAACTGGAATCCGAGGAGGGCCAAGGCACGGCGGTCCGGATTATTTTCCCGTTCGCCCGGACCTGA
- a CDS encoding helix-turn-helix transcriptional regulator — protein MKKPGSSRGSGRKEGAENMSSMHRIQWFDQQIRAGLYPNSSRLAERFEISRRQAQRDIEYLEVSLRAPLLYVAKHRGYVYEDKAYMLPLLYITEEEQDVLRFLAHRYRQYNYENAAVVQRIAHVLERFAGPPEEVGEHRLPIFSAHPQRMQHWQLLSHAIRERRIVQIRYREGGQEAELPIRPLHFTSNYNSDYITAYCERSCRKRAFRLDGILHMQVTAEKFDLDAIERTEWEDAPLPQRKPYLARIETGRPLYGESWHGYPIRPVHDCIYEIEFYDPDSFMQHLLVAEWERLLSPKWLQAKLRDRCGRIAARLEEQGQ, from the coding sequence ATGAAGAAGCCGGGCTCAAGCCGCGGCAGCGGACGGAAGGAAGGGGCGGAGAATATGAGCAGTATGCACCGGATTCAATGGTTCGATCAGCAGATCAGGGCAGGGCTCTACCCGAACAGCAGCAGGCTGGCGGAGCGGTTCGAAATCTCGAGGCGGCAGGCGCAGCGGGATATCGAGTATCTGGAAGTCTCGCTCCGCGCTCCTCTGCTGTATGTGGCCAAGCACCGGGGCTATGTTTATGAGGATAAGGCGTATATGCTGCCGCTGCTGTACATTACGGAAGAAGAACAGGACGTGTTGAGATTCCTGGCTCATCGGTACCGTCAATATAACTATGAGAACGCGGCTGTCGTGCAGCGCATTGCCCATGTGCTGGAGCGCTTCGCCGGGCCGCCGGAGGAGGTTGGGGAGCATCGCCTGCCGATCTTCTCCGCTCATCCGCAGCGGATGCAGCATTGGCAGCTGCTGTCCCATGCGATCCGGGAGCGGCGCATTGTTCAGATCCGCTACCGTGAAGGCGGCCAAGAAGCGGAACTGCCGATCCGGCCGCTTCATTTTACTTCAAATTATAATTCGGACTATATTACGGCATATTGCGAACGGTCATGCAGAAAGCGCGCCTTCCGGCTGGACGGCATTCTCCATATGCAGGTGACGGCAGAGAAATTCGATCTGGACGCGATAGAACGCACGGAGTGGGAAGACGCGCCGCTCCCCCAGAGAAAGCCCTATCTGGCCCGCATCGAGACGGGACGTCCGCTGTATGGGGAGTCGTGGCACGGTTACCCGATTCGCCCCGTGCATGATTGTATTTACGAAATCGAGTTCTATGACCCGGACTCCTTCATGCAGCATCTGCTCGTGGCGGAGTGGGAGCGGCTGCTGTCCCCGAAATGGCTGCAGGCGAAGCTGCGGGATCGATGCGGGCGCATCGCCGCCCGGTTGGAGGAACAAGGGCAGTAA
- a CDS encoding DMT family transporter: MDEALQPGHGAARASKGIWYVVLGAALWGIGPVFRTFVLDYLTSTQIVLVEHLILLLFAAPVLWMNRHELKNITWRHLVALLFLSWGGSVIATIMFTDAFVMGNPNAVLLLQKLQPLFAILLARILLREKLPRGFGLLLVLAVGGTYLLTFGWTLPIGHVREVIGVSSLLALGAAFLWGGSTVMGRLLLNDMKYETVTALRFALGLPLLFIITWSEHPSWDIPSGEWGKLTFYILLQVLLPGLLSLLLYYRGLAVTKASYATLAELSFPLVGMLVNWVVFHQIVTVAQVVGFVLIWIALFCVARQQD, encoded by the coding sequence ATGGACGAAGCATTGCAGCCGGGACATGGTGCTGCCCGCGCATCTAAAGGGATCTGGTACGTCGTGCTGGGTGCCGCTCTGTGGGGGATAGGACCGGTCTTCCGCACTTTTGTGCTGGATTATTTGACATCCACACAGATCGTTTTAGTTGAACATCTTATTTTGCTGCTGTTCGCGGCGCCGGTATTGTGGATGAACCGCCATGAGCTGAAGAACATCACCTGGCGGCATCTTGTGGCGCTGCTCTTCCTCTCCTGGGGCGGATCCGTCATCGCGACCATTATGTTCACGGACGCATTCGTGATGGGCAATCCGAACGCGGTGCTTCTGCTGCAGAAGCTGCAGCCGCTGTTCGCCATCCTGCTGGCGCGCATTCTTCTTCGGGAGAAGCTGCCGCGAGGCTTCGGGCTGCTGCTGGTGTTGGCGGTAGGCGGCACCTATCTGCTCACGTTCGGCTGGACTTTGCCGATCGGGCATGTGCGCGAGGTCATCGGCGTAAGCAGCCTGCTCGCGCTCGGCGCCGCCTTCCTGTGGGGCGGTTCGACCGTCATGGGGCGGTTGCTGCTGAACGATATGAAGTATGAGACCGTTACGGCGCTCCGGTTCGCGCTTGGCCTGCCGTTATTGTTCATCATCACCTGGAGCGAACATCCGAGCTGGGACATCCCCTCGGGCGAGTGGGGGAAGCTGACCTTCTACATTTTGCTGCAAGTGCTGCTGCCGGGTCTGCTGAGCCTGCTGCTGTATTACCGCGGCCTGGCCGTCACGAAGGCTTCTTATGCGACGCTCGCGGAGCTGTCCTTCCCGTTGGTCGGCATGCTGGTGAACTGGGTGGTCTTCCATCAGATCGTGACCGTGGCGCAAGTGGTTGGATTCGTGTTGATCTGGATTGCGCTGTTCTGCGTGGCCCGTCAGCAGGACTAA
- the coaA gene encoding type I pantothenate kinase, whose protein sequence is MYNLSPYITMKRSEWARLNGQSHLSVTPEQFNQLKGLNERISLDELEEVYLPLAKLLHIYVTAAQHLKASSSSFLGTATENVPYIIGIAGSVAAGKSTTARLLQALLSQYKEHPRVDIVTTDGFLYPNRTLEERGIMNKKGFPESYDTKRLLRFLMDIKSGKAEVHAPVYSHLSYDIVPEERIAVCQPDILIVEGINVLQVSKEASLFVSDFFDFSIYVDAQEHDLETWYIERFLLLRDTAFRNPTSYFHRYAGLTEEEAVRRAKNIWRDINQVNLVENILPTRYRAKLILRKAADHRIRDILLRK, encoded by the coding sequence ATGTATAACCTGAGTCCCTATATCACTATGAAGCGGTCAGAATGGGCCCGCTTGAACGGCCAATCCCATCTGTCGGTTACCCCCGAACAGTTCAATCAGTTGAAGGGATTGAATGAGCGTATCTCCCTGGATGAATTAGAGGAGGTCTATCTTCCGCTGGCGAAGCTCCTACATATCTATGTGACCGCTGCACAGCATTTGAAGGCGTCCTCGTCTTCCTTCCTGGGCACCGCCACCGAGAACGTACCTTATATTATCGGAATTGCCGGCAGCGTCGCAGCGGGGAAGAGTACGACCGCGAGGCTTCTCCAAGCGCTGCTGTCCCAGTATAAAGAACACCCCCGCGTCGACATCGTGACGACGGACGGCTTCCTATACCCGAACCGGACGCTTGAGGAACGGGGCATCATGAATAAGAAAGGATTTCCCGAGAGCTACGATACGAAGCGGCTCCTTCGCTTCCTGATGGATATCAAGTCTGGCAAGGCCGAAGTGCATGCGCCGGTCTATTCGCATCTCTCCTACGACATTGTGCCCGAGGAGCGCATTGCCGTATGTCAGCCGGATATTCTGATTGTCGAAGGAATCAATGTGCTGCAGGTCAGCAAGGAAGCGAGCTTGTTCGTCAGCGACTTCTTCGATTTCTCCATCTATGTCGACGCGCAGGAGCATGACCTGGAGACATGGTATATCGAGCGCTTTCTTCTGCTGCGGGACACCGCCTTCCGCAATCCGACTTCCTACTTCCACCGCTATGCCGGCTTGACCGAGGAAGAGGCGGTTCGGCGGGCGAAGAACATCTGGCGGGACATCAATCAGGTCAATCTGGTCGAAAATATTCTGCCTACCCGCTACCGCGCCAAGCTCATATTAAGGAAAGCCGCCGATCATCGGATCCGCGACATTCTTCTGCGCAAATAA
- a CDS encoding DEAD/DEAH box helicase: MGFQLDDQMIRLLCGLFSYEDGEVLFHSHKVRIAREKESDTPRYEASIEEDDRILQVTVAFPDGEEMKAACTCPAFHPEDQYCEHIAAALMAILDGQLADEAPERDQYGRLNGAEDAGERILKLFDEKPLRPTEARPLFDPREVLDVEFICKPVPCRDEKYRFGVELRIGPRRLYKVQHVEELLRRIEHREACKVSRYFTYDPELHSFRQQNNAILQLLIRMLDSDLRYTEATHDSERLLVIHSSAWEELLPLLAAAPAVKVMQGGSSFDGIVVADGPLPLLFGFDQSPMREQGYELDIAGLERVIPMTAYGCALSEGKLWNLPQEQLKRLADLQRIVDATHSSRIAIKPEQAEPFMEKVIPGLIKLGQVRISQSVSDQMVRTPLVAKLYLDRVKDRLLAGLEFHYGTMVINPLEGRGQMSGEGRILLRDGEKERRILELLERNSFVKTEGGFFLADEEQEFDFLHHVMPELEKLVHVFATTAVKLRLYPGSVRPAVKVEVDERTDWLEFQFEMDGIPESEIRRIIQSLEEKRKYHRLPNGALLPLDRAELQEIIAFLNDAGIRQEHIQGTRLRLPVARGLQWMDTVHTGNAIRFGKGFRKLLEHLRNPDHLEFPIPASIAPILREYQQYGFQWLKTLAHYRFGGILADEMGLGKTIQSIAFVLSVLPDIREARMPALIVCPASLMYNWRNELNRFAPELRVAIADGSKEERSCIVRDASRTDVIITSYPLLRQDIGQIAGTRFHTLILDEAQAFKNYATLTAQAVKAIQARHRFALTGTPVENRLEELWSICEVIFPGLFPGRREFNELSRDAVARRVRPFLLRRMKSDVLKELPEKIESLQASQLLPEQKKLYVAYLAELRQETVKHLRTGGFRKNRIKILAGLTRLRQLCCHPALFVEGYAGSSAKFEQLLDMIAEFRSAGRRILVFSQFTEMLGLIARELGKHGVRYFYLDGQTPARERVELCGRFNQGERDLFLLSLKAGGTGLNLTGADTIILYDLWWNPAVEQQAADRAHRIGQKNVVQVIRLVTQGTIEEKMHELQQKKMNLIQEVLEPNQEGFSAITEEEIRELLMI, encoded by the coding sequence TTGGGCTTTCAACTGGATGATCAGATGATTCGACTGCTGTGCGGCCTGTTCTCCTATGAGGACGGGGAAGTCTTGTTCCATTCGCACAAAGTGAGGATAGCAAGGGAAAAGGAATCGGATACGCCGCGTTACGAAGCATCGATCGAAGAGGATGATCGCATCCTTCAGGTTACCGTTGCGTTCCCGGATGGGGAAGAGATGAAGGCGGCATGCACTTGTCCGGCATTTCATCCCGAGGACCAATACTGCGAACATATTGCCGCCGCGCTGATGGCTATTCTCGATGGACAACTCGCGGACGAGGCGCCGGAGCGGGACCAGTACGGCAGGCTGAATGGAGCCGAGGATGCCGGGGAGCGGATTTTGAAGCTGTTCGACGAGAAGCCGCTTCGTCCAACCGAAGCCCGCCCTCTATTCGATCCAAGGGAAGTGCTTGATGTGGAATTCATATGCAAGCCCGTGCCCTGCAGGGATGAGAAATACAGGTTCGGAGTAGAACTGAGAATCGGGCCGCGCCGGTTATACAAGGTTCAACATGTAGAGGAATTGCTCCGGCGAATCGAGCATCGCGAAGCGTGCAAGGTCTCCAGATATTTTACGTACGACCCGGAGCTCCACAGCTTCCGTCAACAAAATAATGCGATCCTCCAGCTTCTTATCCGGATGCTCGACAGTGACCTAAGGTATACAGAGGCAACACATGATTCCGAACGGTTGCTGGTCATTCATTCTTCCGCGTGGGAAGAGCTTCTTCCCTTGCTCGCCGCGGCTCCAGCAGTTAAGGTGATGCAAGGCGGCAGCAGCTTCGATGGAATCGTCGTCGCGGACGGACCGCTCCCGCTTCTCTTCGGCTTCGATCAGTCGCCGATGAGGGAGCAAGGGTACGAGCTGGACATAGCAGGTCTGGAACGGGTTATCCCGATGACGGCATATGGATGTGCGCTGTCCGAAGGGAAGCTGTGGAACCTTCCGCAGGAGCAGCTGAAGCGTCTCGCTGATCTGCAGCGGATCGTCGACGCAACCCATAGCAGCCGGATTGCGATTAAGCCGGAGCAAGCAGAGCCATTTATGGAGAAGGTCATCCCGGGCTTGATCAAGCTGGGCCAAGTCCGCATCAGCCAATCCGTCTCCGATCAAATGGTGCGCACGCCGCTTGTCGCCAAGCTGTACCTCGATCGGGTCAAGGATCGCCTCCTTGCCGGATTGGAGTTCCATTATGGCACGATGGTCATCAATCCGCTGGAGGGGAGAGGGCAGATGAGCGGCGAGGGCCGGATTCTGCTCCGGGACGGCGAGAAGGAGCGGCGGATTCTGGAGCTGCTGGAGCGCAATTCCTTCGTGAAGACGGAGGGCGGCTTTTTTCTGGCCGATGAAGAGCAGGAGTTCGACTTCCTCCATCATGTGATGCCTGAACTGGAGAAGCTTGTCCACGTATTCGCGACCACGGCGGTAAAGCTGAGGCTGTATCCCGGTTCTGTTCGCCCGGCCGTAAAGGTAGAGGTCGATGAGCGCACCGATTGGCTGGAGTTCCAGTTCGAGATGGACGGGATTCCGGAATCGGAGATACGCCGCATTATCCAGTCTCTCGAAGAAAAACGCAAATACCATCGGCTTCCCAACGGCGCGCTGCTGCCGCTCGATCGCGCCGAGCTTCAAGAAATCATCGCCTTCCTTAATGATGCGGGCATACGGCAGGAGCATATTCAAGGAACGAGGCTGCGGCTGCCGGTTGCCCGCGGACTTCAATGGATGGATACGGTGCACACAGGAAATGCGATCCGTTTCGGCAAAGGGTTCCGCAAGCTGTTGGAGCATCTGCGGAATCCCGACCATCTGGAATTCCCCATTCCCGCTTCGATTGCTCCGATTTTGCGCGAGTATCAGCAGTATGGGTTTCAATGGCTGAAGACACTTGCCCATTATCGCTTCGGCGGCATATTGGCGGATGAGATGGGATTGGGCAAGACGATACAGAGCATTGCCTTCGTGCTCTCTGTGCTGCCGGACATCCGGGAAGCCCGCATGCCGGCTCTTATTGTGTGCCCGGCCTCTCTGATGTACAACTGGCGCAATGAGCTGAACCGATTCGCGCCCGAGCTTCGCGTCGCCATTGCGGATGGAAGCAAGGAAGAGAGAAGCTGCATCGTGCGCGATGCATCCCGCACCGATGTCATCATCACCTCGTATCCTCTGCTGCGCCAGGATATCGGGCAGATTGCGGGAACGAGGTTCCATACGCTGATATTGGACGAGGCCCAGGCGTTCAAAAACTATGCCACCCTGACGGCCCAAGCCGTTAAGGCGATTCAGGCCCGGCATCGCTTCGCTCTGACGGGAACTCCTGTGGAGAACCGGTTGGAGGAACTGTGGTCGATCTGCGAAGTTATTTTTCCCGGCCTGTTCCCGGGGAGACGGGAATTCAACGAGCTCTCACGGGATGCCGTGGCGAGGAGGGTGCGCCCCTTCCTGCTGCGCCGAATGAAGTCCGACGTGCTGAAGGAACTGCCGGAGAAGATTGAATCCCTGCAAGCGTCGCAGCTGCTGCCGGAGCAGAAGAAGCTCTACGTCGCTTATCTGGCGGAGCTGCGGCAGGAAACGGTGAAGCATCTGCGCACGGGAGGCTTCCGGAAGAACCGGATCAAAATATTGGCGGGCTTGACCCGGCTGCGCCAGCTCTGCTGCCATCCCGCCTTGTTTGTTGAAGGGTATGCCGGCAGCTCGGCGAAGTTCGAACAATTGCTGGACATGATAGCGGAGTTCCGGAGCGCAGGCAGGCGCATCCTTGTCTTCTCCCAATTCACGGAGATGCTCGGCCTGATCGCGCGGGAGCTGGGCAAACATGGCGTGCGGTATTTCTACCTGGACGGCCAGACGCCTGCCCGCGAACGAGTCGAGCTCTGCGGCCGATTCAACCAGGGGGAGCGTGATCTGTTTCTTCTCTCGCTGAAGGCGGGAGGAACGGGATTGAACCTGACCGGAGCGGACACGATCATTCTGTATGATCTGTGGTGGAATCCAGCGGTAGAGCAACAGGCAGCCGATCGGGCCCACCGGATAGGGCAGAAGAACGTCGTTCAAGTCATTCGTCTCGTGACGCAAGGCACGATTGAAGAGAAGATGCATGAGCTCCAGCAGAAAAAAATGAACTTGATTCAAGAAGTGCTTGAACCGAATCAGGAAGGATTCTCCGCCATAACGGAGGAGGAAATCCGGGAGCTGCTTATGATTTGA
- the vat(I) gene encoding streptogramin A O-acetyltransferase Vat(I), which produces MTGPNPQDKYPIPGNNNVQFIRNVITMPNIVAGEYSYYDAMNGESFEEQVLYHYEAIGTKLIIGKFCSIAPEARFIMGGGNHRMDGSTYPFNIFGHGWEIHAPSLEQLPLKGDTVVGNDVWIGRRATIMPGVTIGDGAIIGAEAVVVRDVEPYTIVGGNPAREIRRRFSPEVIAELLEIRWWDCGIELINRYIGAIVSGDMAQLREMKRQSGA; this is translated from the coding sequence ATGACAGGACCGAATCCGCAAGACAAATATCCGATCCCCGGAAATAACAACGTGCAGTTCATCCGTAACGTCATTACGATGCCCAACATCGTCGCAGGGGAATATTCGTATTATGATGCCATGAACGGAGAATCGTTCGAGGAGCAAGTGCTGTACCACTATGAAGCGATCGGGACCAAGCTGATCATCGGAAAATTTTGCTCTATCGCCCCGGAGGCCCGGTTTATTATGGGCGGGGGCAATCATCGCATGGACGGCTCCACCTATCCGTTCAATATCTTCGGCCACGGGTGGGAGATCCATGCGCCGTCATTGGAGCAGCTTCCGCTCAAAGGCGACACGGTCGTCGGCAACGATGTCTGGATCGGCCGGCGCGCGACCATTATGCCTGGCGTCACGATAGGGGACGGCGCGATCATCGGCGCCGAAGCGGTAGTCGTCCGGGATGTGGAGCCTTATACGATTGTCGGCGGCAATCCTGCCCGGGAGATTCGGCGTCGCTTCTCGCCCGAGGTGATTGCGGAGCTGCTTGAGATTCGATGGTGGGATTGCGGCATCGAGCTTATTAACCGGTATATCGGGGCGATTGTGAGCGGAGATATGGCTCAGTTGCGCGAGATGAAGCGGCAATCCGGGGCGTGA
- the rpoD gene encoding RNA polymerase sigma factor RpoD, with translation MLTNDQQDYDLMLPPGIKLDDPVRMYLKEIGRVPLLSAEEEIELAKRVVQGDAEAKQRLAEANLRLVVSIARRYIGRGMMLLDLIQEGNMGLMRAVDKFDYTKGYKFSTYATWWIRQAITRSIADQARTIRVPVHMVETINKLNRISKELLQELGREPTPEEIAVKMEITPEKVREIMKIGQEPVSIETPVGDENDSSLGDFIEDQEALAPADAAAYELLKLQLEDVLDTLTEREQNVLRLRFGLDDGRTRTLEEVGHEFGVTRERIRQIEAKALRKLRHPSRSKRLKDFLE, from the coding sequence ATGCTTACGAACGATCAACAGGATTACGACCTGATGCTGCCACCCGGGATCAAACTCGATGACCCTGTGCGCATGTACTTAAAAGAGATAGGGCGCGTACCGCTGCTGTCCGCAGAGGAAGAGATCGAATTGGCCAAGCGGGTCGTCCAGGGGGATGCCGAGGCGAAGCAGAGACTCGCGGAGGCGAATCTCCGTCTGGTCGTCAGTATTGCAAGACGGTATATCGGGCGCGGCATGATGCTGCTCGATCTGATTCAAGAGGGCAATATGGGCCTGATGCGGGCCGTGGACAAGTTCGACTACACGAAGGGCTATAAGTTCAGCACGTATGCGACATGGTGGATTCGTCAGGCGATTACACGGTCGATTGCGGATCAGGCACGGACGATTCGGGTCCCGGTTCATATGGTAGAGACGATTAACAAGCTCAACCGGATCTCGAAGGAGCTGCTGCAGGAACTCGGCCGGGAGCCGACGCCGGAAGAGATCGCGGTCAAGATGGAGATTACGCCGGAAAAGGTGCGGGAGATTATGAAGATCGGCCAGGAGCCGGTCTCGATAGAAACTCCTGTCGGCGACGAGAACGATTCCAGTCTGGGAGATTTCATCGAGGATCAGGAGGCGCTGGCTCCGGCGGATGCCGCGGCTTACGAGCTGCTGAAGCTCCAACTGGAGGATGTGCTCGATACGCTGACCGAGCGGGAGCAGAACGTGCTGCGTCTCCGCTTCGGCCTGGATGACGGCCGCACCCGGACGCTTGAAGAGGTAGGCCACGAATTCGGGGTGACCCGCGAGCGCATCCGGCAGATCGAGGCGAAGGCGCTCCGCAAATTACGACATCCGAGCCGCAGCAAACGGTTGAAGGATTTTCTCGAATAA
- a CDS encoding response regulator transcription factor, with the protein MYKIMIVEDDPKIAQLLQSHIEKYGDKGIIVDEFDRVLDTFRDVQPHVVLLDVNLPSFDGYYWCRQIRTVSTCPILFISARSGEMDQVMALENGADDYITKPFHSEIVLAKIRSTLRRVYGDYAVKADERTLERYGLALYPERLEVRLGEKTIMLTKKEAILFETLLERCPRAVTRELILDKLWDDSFVDDNTLSVNITRVRKKLAELGIDDALETVRGVGYRLNVTWEDEQAL; encoded by the coding sequence TTGTATAAAATCATGATCGTGGAAGACGATCCGAAAATCGCGCAATTATTGCAATCTCATATTGAAAAATACGGTGATAAAGGCATTATCGTCGACGAGTTCGATCGGGTGCTCGATACATTCCGGGACGTTCAGCCGCATGTCGTCCTGCTGGACGTCAATCTGCCCAGCTTCGATGGTTATTATTGGTGCCGCCAGATCCGCACCGTCTCGACCTGTCCGATCCTGTTCATCTCGGCCCGAAGCGGAGAGATGGATCAAGTGATGGCGTTGGAGAACGGGGCGGATGATTATATTACGAAGCCGTTCCACTCGGAGATTGTGCTGGCGAAGATTCGCAGCACGCTGCGGCGGGTATACGGCGATTATGCGGTCAAGGCGGATGAGCGCACGCTGGAACGGTACGGGCTGGCGCTCTATCCCGAGCGGCTGGAGGTGCGTCTGGGCGAGAAGACGATTATGCTGACGAAGAAGGAAGCGATTCTATTCGAGACGCTGCTGGAGCGCTGTCCCCGCGCCGTCACCCGGGAGCTGATTCTGGACAAGCTATGGGATGACTCGTTCGTCGATGACAATACGCTTAGCGTCAATATTACGCGGGTCCGCAAGAAGCTGGCGGAGCTCGGCATCGATGACGCCCTGGAGACGGTGCGCGGCGTCGGCTACCGGCTGAACGTGACCTGGGAGGATGAGCAAGCCCTATGA
- a CDS encoding helix-turn-helix domain-containing protein, with product MRRKPEPKGFREYPIQRKLKSSLNDKRLYEDMIRLKLRTADIAQYCGVTQRTAEKWVFEGSVPNPERVVKLCELMGREVGYYYPLYKWTNK from the coding sequence ATGCGCCGCAAGCCCGAACCGAAAGGGTTCCGGGAGTACCCGATCCAGCGCAAGCTCAAAAGCAGCTTGAACGACAAGCGCCTCTACGAGGATATGATTCGCCTGAAATTGCGAACGGCCGACATCGCCCAATATTGCGGCGTGACTCAGCGGACGGCCGAGAAATGGGTATTCGAGGGCAGTGTGCCGAACCCGGAGCGCGTAGTCAAATTATGCGAGCTGATGGGACGGGAAGTCGGCTATTATTACCCATTGTATAAATGGACGAACAAATAG
- a CDS encoding class I SAM-dependent methyltransferase, whose protein sequence is MEVSQIKRSALMSAFLRGHHAAHDHPAILRDEWARKLLSEEELAAFEATMEKALEAAMPDQAAAMPDRAAAVACMVRDYFPTSLFLSRAKYAEQMLEQAMSRGVKQYVILGAGMDTFLWRRKDLADRLDVFEVDHPATQAFKQERLAGLGWRIPQNARFVPVDLTRQRLDEALRAAGFDSGAPSFVSWLGVIHYLPQDDAFATLRMIAGICPEGSEIVFDYWDTEAFLPDRAAYRVNWMQEMLRYAGEPMLTGLDPAAIAGQLRESGLHLREQLSPEAIQERYFMNRSDGYYAYEHAYFVHAAVL, encoded by the coding sequence ATGGAAGTAAGCCAAATCAAACGTTCCGCCCTGATGTCCGCCTTCCTGCGCGGTCATCACGCCGCGCATGATCATCCCGCTATTTTGCGGGATGAATGGGCTCGCAAGCTGCTGAGCGAGGAGGAGCTAGCCGCGTTCGAAGCGACGATGGAGAAAGCATTGGAGGCAGCGATGCCTGACCAGGCCGCAGCCATGCCGGATCGGGCTGCCGCCGTAGCCTGCATGGTCCGGGATTACTTCCCGACCTCGCTGTTCCTTAGCCGGGCCAAGTACGCGGAGCAAATGCTGGAACAGGCGATGAGCCGGGGAGTCAAGCAATACGTCATTCTGGGAGCAGGAATGGATACGTTTCTGTGGAGGCGGAAGGACCTTGCCGATCGATTGGACGTATTCGAGGTCGACCATCCCGCGACGCAGGCCTTCAAGCAAGAACGTCTGGCCGGCTTGGGATGGCGCATCCCGCAGAATGCGCGGTTCGTGCCGGTCGATCTGACCAGGCAGCGGCTGGATGAGGCTCTTCGCGCTGCGGGCTTCGATTCAGGGGCACCGAGCTTCGTCAGTTGGCTGGGCGTGATCCATTATTTGCCACAGGACGATGCCTTCGCTACGCTGCGCATGATTGCCGGGATCTGTCCGGAAGGCAGCGAGATCGTATTCGACTATTGGGATACGGAGGCGTTCCTGCCGGATCGGGCCGCCTATCGGGTGAACTGGATGCAGGAGATGCTCCGATATGCCGGGGAGCCAATGCTGACCGGGCTGGATCCGGCTGCTATCGCCGGGCAACTGCGTGAATCCGGCTTGCATTTGCGGGAGCAGCTGTCTCCGGAGGCGATACAGGAGCGGTACTTCATGAACCGGTCGGACGGCTATTATGCGTACGAACACGCTTATTTCGTCCATGCTGCGGTCTTATAA